CAGAGGCGGGTTTTGGCGGCGGGGTGCAGCAGGGCGTAGTAGAGCGCCATCGCGTCCCCGGCGCGCCTCCCGTCCAACAGTCCGCTCAGGGTGCTTCGGGCATCGAGTGCCAGCGGCGCGACGCTCACCGTTCCGCCCTATCCAGCCAGGCTTTCAGCCGCGGATGATCGGCGTACACTCCGCGGTAACGCGGGGGTAGCAGGGCGGCGATGGCGCACATCAGATCGTCCGTCGCCGTATCCAACTCCGCGGCTTTGGCCCGTGGATTCACCTCCAGACGGTGCGGCTGTCCGATCCGCATGAACACCGATCCGCGGCGCAGGTGAAGCAGGTCGCTGACGAACATCTCGGTCCCCCAGATGGCCACCGGCAAAACCGGGACTCCCGAGCGGCTCGCCAGAAGCGCGGCGCCGCCCCGGCCGGGGAGCAGGGCATGAGTCTCGCGACTGCGCGTCCCTTCCGGCGCGACGCCGAGCGCCCCGCCGTTTTTCAGAAAGTGAATCGCCTGACGCAGGGCTTCGCGGTCCGCCTCGAATTGGCGGACCCAGATGCAGCCCATCGTCTCAAATAGCACCCGCAGAAACGGGTTTTTTCGGTATTTTCTGGCGGCGAAGACGCCCATCCGGCGCGGGATCGCCGCCAGGACGAAGGGCGTGTCGATCTGGCTCAAGTGATTGGGTGTCAGCAGGAACGGGCCTTCGGGGGGGACGTTCTCGACCCCGATGACGGTCGCCTTCGAGACCGCATGCAGCAGAATGCTCACCACCTTGCGCACGAAAAAATACATTCGGATTCCTAAGCTCCCCGAGCCTGAAGAATAAATTCGTAAGAATCCATCCGCCCCGCCAACACAAACGCATCGAGGGTCAACGTGTGCGTTGGTC
The window above is part of the Anaerolineales bacterium genome. Proteins encoded here:
- a CDS encoding 1-acyl-sn-glycerol-3-phosphate acyltransferase, producing the protein MYFFVRKVVSILLHAVSKATVIGVENVPPEGPFLLTPNHLSQIDTPFVLAAIPRRMGVFAARKYRKNPFLRVLFETMGCIWVRQFEADREALRQAIHFLKNGGALGVAPEGTRSRETHALLPGRGGAALLASRSGVPVLPVAIWGTEMFVSDLLHLRRGSVFMRIGQPHRLEVNPRAKAAELDTATDDLMCAIAALLPPRYRGVYADHPRLKAWLDRAER